One Lysinibacillus sp. OF-1 DNA segment encodes these proteins:
- a CDS encoding 3-hydroxyacyl-CoA dehydrogenase — MKHHEVVAVVTGGASGLGEATVRHLVERGGKAVVFDVNDERGQALVEELGQNVIYARVDVTKEEDVATGLEQAIAAFGKINVAVNCAGIADASKVISKRGVHALALFEKVITVNLIGTFNVIRLVAEKMQHNESNEDGQRGVIINTASVAAFDGQIGQAAYSASKGGVAAMTLPIARELAEIGVRVMTIAPGLIETPMFASLPEPARTALAQMTPFPKRLGKPSEYALLVESIIHNGLLNGEVIRLDGAIRMQPK; from the coding sequence ATGAAACATCATGAAGTGGTAGCGGTAGTAACGGGTGGTGCTTCAGGTTTAGGGGAGGCAACTGTCCGTCACCTTGTTGAACGAGGTGGCAAAGCGGTTGTTTTTGATGTCAATGATGAACGTGGACAAGCTCTAGTAGAGGAATTAGGGCAAAATGTCATCTATGCACGAGTGGATGTTACGAAGGAGGAGGACGTGGCAACAGGTCTTGAGCAGGCCATTGCAGCATTTGGCAAGATTAATGTAGCGGTGAATTGTGCTGGCATTGCTGATGCGAGTAAAGTGATTTCGAAGCGAGGCGTACATGCCCTTGCTTTATTTGAAAAAGTGATCACTGTTAATTTAATTGGTACATTTAATGTCATCCGTCTAGTCGCGGAGAAAATGCAGCACAATGAGTCGAATGAGGATGGGCAGAGAGGTGTTATTATTAATACTGCGTCTGTGGCTGCATTTGATGGTCAAATTGGACAAGCAGCTTATAGTGCGTCAAAGGGTGGAGTGGCAGCGATGACATTGCCAATTGCACGAGAACTTGCGGAGATCGGTGTACGTGTGATGACCATCGCGCCAGGTTTAATTGAAACACCGATGTTTGCTTCGTTACCTGAGCCTGCAAGAACAGCTCTTGCTCAAATGACACCATTCCCTAAGCGGCTTGGAAAACCTTCGGAGTATGCCCTTTTAGTTGAAAGTATTATCCATAATGGTTTGTTAAATGGTGAGGTCATTCGTCTGGATGGTGCGATCCGTATGCAGCCTAAGTAA
- a CDS encoding long-chain fatty acid--CoA ligase — protein MHMMDTPLLLTSFLNRAERFFHSKKIYSRTSATTIHEFTYKEYVKRTRRLADALTKLGMERGMKVGTFAWNHHRHLEAYFAVPCAGAVLHMINIRLAPEHIAYVINHAEDEILLIDDNLVPLIAPILSQLKTVKHFIIMGDAVAVESIPIPNALSYEALLAEANEHFVFPEDLDENTPAGMCYTSATTGMPKGVVYTHRSIVLHSLTAGLADSIAICESDVVLPVVPMFHANAWGLPFASVAFGATQVLPGPMFTPQLLLELFDVYKVTLTAGVPTIWLGVLQEQRQNPRDLSSMRLIVCGGSASPIGLIRGFEQELNIPYMTGYGMTETSPLVSLSTYLTHMQDYTADEKMHVRITQGMTMPLIETRVVNEHGEVPWDGKTMGELTIRGPWIANEYYHDERTDEAFKDGWLYTGDIAVMTADGYIKITDRTKDLIKSGGEWISSVELENALMSHPKVFEAAVIAIPHEKWLERPLACVVAKPEFKESITKAELLESLQKQFHKTWIPDDIVFIEEVPKTSVGKFLKAKLREDLKAYRVQV, from the coding sequence ATGCATATGATGGACACACCTTTATTATTAACAAGTTTTTTGAATCGCGCAGAACGATTTTTTCATTCGAAGAAAATTTATTCTAGAACAAGTGCGACAACTATTCATGAGTTTACGTATAAAGAATATGTTAAACGAACGCGCCGATTAGCGGATGCACTTACCAAGCTTGGAATGGAGCGAGGTATGAAGGTAGGCACATTTGCTTGGAATCACCATCGACATTTGGAAGCCTATTTTGCAGTCCCATGTGCAGGAGCAGTACTGCATATGATTAATATTCGGTTAGCACCTGAGCACATTGCTTATGTCATCAATCATGCAGAGGATGAAATATTACTAATTGATGATAATCTAGTACCACTTATTGCACCAATCTTGTCACAGCTGAAAACGGTAAAACATTTTATCATTATGGGAGATGCTGTTGCAGTCGAATCTATCCCCATCCCAAATGCTCTTTCTTATGAGGCTTTGCTCGCTGAGGCCAATGAACATTTCGTATTCCCAGAAGATTTAGATGAAAATACACCTGCTGGCATGTGCTATACAAGTGCAACGACAGGCATGCCCAAGGGAGTTGTTTATACTCATCGTAGCATCGTTCTGCATAGTTTAACGGCTGGCCTTGCTGATAGTATTGCTATTTGTGAATCGGATGTAGTGTTACCAGTTGTCCCAATGTTCCATGCTAATGCATGGGGATTACCTTTTGCCAGTGTCGCATTTGGTGCTACACAGGTCTTACCAGGTCCGATGTTTACACCACAGCTTTTACTTGAGTTATTTGACGTATATAAAGTAACGTTGACGGCAGGAGTACCTACGATATGGCTAGGGGTTTTACAGGAGCAACGTCAAAATCCGCGTGATTTATCATCGATGCGATTAATTGTTTGTGGGGGATCTGCCTCACCAATTGGCCTAATTCGAGGCTTTGAACAAGAACTCAATATCCCTTACATGACAGGCTATGGTATGACCGAGACATCACCGCTCGTAAGTCTCTCCACCTATTTAACCCATATGCAAGACTACACAGCTGATGAGAAAATGCATGTTCGAATTACGCAAGGTATGACCATGCCTCTAATTGAAACACGGGTAGTCAATGAACATGGTGAAGTGCCATGGGATGGCAAAACGATGGGAGAACTAACGATTCGAGGTCCGTGGATTGCTAATGAGTACTATCATGATGAGCGCACAGATGAAGCCTTTAAAGATGGTTGGCTCTATACAGGCGACATCGCGGTGATGACAGCAGATGGCTATATAAAAATTACCGATCGTACAAAGGATTTAATTAAGAGTGGTGGCGAATGGATTTCTTCTGTAGAGCTTGAAAATGCATTGATGTCCCATCCAAAAGTATTTGAGGCTGCTGTTATTGCTATTCCGCATGAAAAATGGTTGGAGCGACCATTAGCATGTGTGGTAGCGAAGCCTGAATTTAAAGAATCGATTACCAAGGCAGAGCTACTAGAGAGTTTACAGAAGCAATTCCATAAAACGTGGATTCCTGATGATATCGTCTTCATTGAAGAGGTACCGAAAACGTCAGTAGGTAAATTCCTAAAGGCCAAATTACGAGAAGATTTAAAGGCGTATCGCGTACAAGTTTAA
- a CDS encoding CheR family methyltransferase: MSDYEQFIEGIKRKTGIDLALYKEAQMKRRLTSLYEKKGYRNFVDFLKALEQDRDLMNEFLDRMTINVSEFYRNGKRWEVLQKKILPKLLQTNKRLKIWSAACSTGEEPYSLVMVLSQLVPLSQIQIIATDLDENVIQKAKLGVYPERSLAEVPSDIKAKYFEQEGSYYRVKDEIKRCVTFKKHNLLNDSYDSHYDLIVCRNVMIYFTEDAKDQIYNNFSKALRKDGILFVGSTEQIFNPARYEFDVEDTFFYRKNS, from the coding sequence ATGTCTGATTATGAACAATTTATAGAAGGTATTAAGCGCAAAACAGGAATAGATTTAGCGTTATATAAAGAAGCGCAAATGAAAAGACGATTAACCTCTCTTTATGAGAAAAAGGGCTATCGTAATTTTGTAGACTTTCTAAAGGCACTTGAACAAGATCGTGATTTAATGAATGAATTTTTAGATCGTATGACGATTAATGTTTCTGAATTTTATCGCAATGGAAAGCGTTGGGAAGTATTACAAAAGAAAATCTTGCCGAAGCTATTACAAACAAATAAGCGTTTAAAAATTTGGAGTGCTGCTTGTTCAACAGGAGAAGAGCCATATTCTTTAGTAATGGTATTATCTCAATTGGTGCCTTTATCTCAAATTCAAATTATTGCTACTGATTTAGATGAGAATGTCATACAAAAAGCGAAATTAGGTGTTTATCCTGAACGTTCTTTAGCAGAGGTGCCAAGTGACATTAAAGCAAAGTATTTTGAACAAGAGGGCTCCTACTATCGAGTGAAGGATGAAATTAAGCGTTGTGTAACCTTTAAGAAACATAATTTACTGAATGATTCCTACGACAGCCATTATGATTTAATTGTTTGTCGCAATGTCATGATCTATTTCACAGAAGATGCAAAAGATCAAATTTATAATAATTTTAGTAAAGCCCTGCGCAAAGATGGTATTTTATTTGTTGGCTCAACAGAGCAAATTTTTAATCCAGCACGTTATGAATTTGATGTAGAGGACACGTTCTTCTATCGGAAAAATAGCTAA
- the aroC gene encoding chorismate synthase gives MRYLTAGESHGPQLTTIIEGLPSLLPITAEKINHDLKRRQGGHGRGRRMQIETDTVEIVAGVRHGQTLGSPVALVVTNDDWKHWTKIMGAEPLADDINPEDIKRQISRPRPGHADLVGGMKYGHRDLRNVLERSSARETTVRVAVGSVAKALLNELGISIVAHVTEIVGIKADTSVLEGKTTEEIRAIVEADPCYCADPVASAKMVEAIDEAKKAGDSIGGVVEVIVEGMPAGVGSYVHYDRKLDAKLAAAMLSINAFKGVEFGLGFEMARRKGSEVHDEIIWSEEEGYTRATNRLGGLEGGMSTGMPIVVRGVMKPIPTLYKPLQSVDIETKEPFKASVERSDSCAVPAASVVAEHVIAWEIANAILEQFHSDQLPQLQAQIDEHRQYTKGF, from the coding sequence ATGCGTTACTTAACAGCAGGAGAGTCACACGGACCTCAATTAACGACAATTATTGAGGGTTTACCGTCACTCTTACCCATTACAGCAGAAAAAATTAATCATGATTTAAAACGACGCCAAGGAGGTCATGGACGGGGGCGCCGCATGCAAATCGAAACAGATACAGTAGAGATTGTTGCTGGTGTTCGACATGGTCAAACACTTGGCTCTCCTGTCGCACTAGTTGTAACAAATGATGACTGGAAGCACTGGACTAAAATTATGGGTGCTGAGCCATTAGCAGATGATATTAATCCTGAAGATATTAAGCGTCAAATTTCACGACCTCGTCCAGGTCATGCGGATTTAGTTGGGGGCATGAAATATGGTCACCGTGATTTACGCAATGTATTAGAGCGTTCTTCTGCACGTGAAACAACTGTGCGTGTAGCAGTCGGCTCTGTGGCAAAAGCTTTACTCAATGAATTAGGCATTTCCATTGTTGCACATGTGACTGAAATCGTAGGAATTAAGGCAGATACATCTGTACTAGAAGGAAAAACAACAGAAGAAATTCGTGCTATTGTCGAAGCAGATCCTTGTTACTGTGCTGACCCTGTAGCGTCTGCCAAAATGGTAGAGGCTATTGATGAGGCGAAAAAAGCTGGAGATTCTATCGGTGGTGTTGTAGAAGTCATTGTCGAAGGTATGCCAGCAGGTGTCGGCTCTTATGTGCATTATGATCGTAAGCTTGATGCGAAACTAGCAGCAGCCATGCTATCGATCAATGCATTCAAAGGTGTAGAATTTGGTCTAGGTTTTGAAATGGCACGACGTAAAGGCTCTGAAGTGCATGATGAAATTATTTGGTCTGAAGAAGAGGGCTACACACGAGCAACGAATCGACTCGGTGGCTTAGAGGGCGGTATGTCAACAGGAATGCCGATTGTCGTACGTGGTGTCATGAAACCAATTCCTACATTATACAAACCATTACAAAGTGTGGATATCGAAACAAAAGAGCCATTTAAAGCAAGCGTTGAGCGCTCTGATAGCTGTGCAGTACCCGCAGCATCTGTAGTTGCAGAACATGTTATTGCCTGGGAAATAGCGAATGCTATTTTGGAGCAATTTCATAGTGATCAACTACCTCAATTACAAGCTCAAATTGACGAGCATCGTCAATATACAAAGGGGTTCTGA
- the aroB gene encoding 3-dehydroquinate synthase: protein MRVPVATKSHQYEVVLGHQFLTEAVQAFADKLQKADKLIVFTDSNVWAAQGDYFKANFPYDFEVFILPGGEACKTFEQYNAAQTFLLEQKCSRKSFVFAFGGGAVGDLTGFVAATYMRGIPFIQIPTTILAHDSAVGGKTAINHPLGKNMIGAFYQPEGVIYDTALTESLSEREVRSGTAELIKHAMISDSIWLEELMTADSVIHFNQNELAKQLKKGIEVKAQIVAQDETEQSVRKFLNLGHTYGHAIEAAAGYGKVAHGEAVMMGLVYSLLLSERYGKLERAFTKTFLQFAVKNGYPFEPVNDYSFEQLTSYLMKDKKVEYGILQFVLLEEIGKPFVRAVDLEECREVDAEYRQLLAEVLV from the coding sequence ATGCGTGTACCAGTTGCAACAAAATCGCATCAGTATGAAGTTGTTCTCGGTCATCAATTTCTAACTGAAGCTGTTCAAGCATTTGCAGATAAACTTCAAAAAGCAGATAAGCTGATCGTATTTACAGATAGCAATGTTTGGGCTGCACAGGGAGATTATTTCAAGGCAAATTTCCCATATGATTTTGAGGTTTTTATTTTACCTGGTGGTGAAGCTTGTAAAACCTTTGAACAATACAATGCTGCTCAAACATTTTTATTGGAACAAAAATGCTCGCGAAAATCATTTGTTTTTGCTTTTGGGGGTGGAGCTGTCGGCGATTTAACAGGCTTCGTTGCGGCAACCTATATGCGTGGAATTCCTTTTATTCAAATTCCAACGACCATTTTAGCCCATGATTCTGCAGTTGGTGGTAAAACAGCTATTAATCATCCGTTAGGAAAGAATATGATTGGTGCATTTTATCAGCCTGAAGGTGTTATTTACGATACGGCTCTTACCGAAAGCTTATCCGAACGTGAAGTGCGTTCAGGAACAGCAGAGTTAATTAAACATGCGATGATTTCTGATTCTATTTGGTTAGAGGAATTAATGACAGCTGATTCAGTGATTCATTTTAATCAAAATGAACTGGCCAAGCAGCTGAAAAAAGGAATTGAAGTGAAAGCTCAAATCGTAGCTCAGGATGAAACAGAGCAGTCCGTTCGGAAATTTTTAAACTTAGGCCATACATATGGACATGCCATTGAGGCGGCAGCTGGTTATGGCAAAGTAGCACATGGAGAAGCCGTAATGATGGGGTTGGTCTATAGCCTATTGTTAAGCGAGCGTTACGGAAAGCTGGAGCGAGCGTTCACCAAGACATTTTTACAGTTCGCAGTGAAAAATGGCTATCCATTTGAGCCTGTGAATGATTATTCATTTGAACAGTTAACTAGTTATTTAATGAAAGATAAAAAAGTGGAATATGGCATTTTACAGTTCGTTCTTTTGGAAGAGATAGGTAAACCTTTTGTGAGAGCCGTTGATTTAGAAGAATGCAGAGAAGTAGATGCCGAATATAGACAGTTATTAGCGGAGGTGCTTGTATGA
- the aroH gene encoding chorismate mutase, whose translation MIRGLRGAITIESDRPELVWDETARLVREVVAANHVEIDDIASILISTTPDITSAFPARAVRLMDGWQYVPVMCTHEMDVPNALPLCIRVLIHANVEVAQKDVKHLYLNDAVKLRPDLAQAK comes from the coding sequence ATGATTCGTGGACTTAGAGGAGCAATAACAATTGAATCGGACAGGCCAGAGCTTGTATGGGATGAGACAGCAAGATTAGTGCGTGAGGTTGTGGCAGCAAATCATGTGGAGATCGATGATATTGCATCAATCCTTATTTCTACAACGCCAGATATTACCTCTGCATTTCCTGCCCGTGCAGTACGCTTGATGGACGGCTGGCAATATGTCCCTGTTATGTGTACACATGAAATGGATGTGCCGAACGCTTTACCTTTATGTATTCGTGTATTAATTCATGCGAACGTAGAGGTAGCCCAAAAAGATGTAAAGCACTTGTATCTCAACGATGCAGTGAAATTAAGACCAGATTTGGCGCAGGCTAAATAA